The region TTTCAATTCAGCTTTTTTATCCGCGAGCACAGGCCCGGTCTCGACTTTTTCCTGCTCTTTTTCACCGCAGGCGAAAAACGCCGATGTCGCTGTAAACACAATTAGTAATACAACCGCAATTTTTTTCATTCTCTTAGATCCTCCATGAGTTTATTAAAAAAGGTAGCCGATAGTCACTTTGAAATCGGGTACTGTTTCCAGTTCGTAGCGAGCTTCAAAATTATACTTGCGCTTTTCTCCGATCGGAAGATAGATTCCAGCCAGGATAGCAGCACCTACCCGGATTTCATCGGGCCGGTCCTCATCGCGTTCAAGCTTGGGTTTGTCGATCACGAATGTCGGCGCGCCTCCAATATAAGCCCGGTTGTCGACGATTTCAAATCGAAAATCGGGATAGGCATTGAACACCGTTCGATCATCGCCAAAACCGATATCAAAACTGGGCGCGAACCTTATCCTCGTGCCGAAGTTTATTATAATCGTCTGGGCCCCGAAAACCATCTGTTCCGGGCCCATGCTGAGGCCGACCCGAAATCCCAGGCTACCCTCGAAGACCGGCGACTGCCTTGAAGTAACTTCTTCAGCTTCCTGAGCCGAAAGCGTGACCGCATCCGTTACGGCAATAATCAGCATCAATATCAGAAACCATTGAAATATCTTCTTCATAACCACAGTTCGCTTTACTTGATCTGTTCCAGCGCGTTGGAAAAAGCATTGCCGATATCGTTCCAGGCCTGTTCAGCTCCCACTTTCAGTTCACCATAGGCATCGTCCGACGATTTTTTAATCTCGTCGATTTTCTGCTCGAATTGATCCACCCTTTCCTGCAATTGTTGCAGTTGCTTGGTATACTCGTGTTTGGCATCGGCTTCAGCCTTGTCAGCTCTGGCCTCGAGCTGGGCAATCTGGGTGCGCCAGACGTTAGCCTGTGCTTTTAGCTTTTCGATGTAATCCTGTTTATCTGACATTATATATCTCCTGCCATAGTTAAAATGTTCAATAGTTTACTTGCTAATGACTTTCCCAGTAACGAGGCCGACCGTGAAAATCGTAGAGGACTTCTTCCTGCTCACGATTGATCGGCTGGGCCGGATCGTACTCGGGACTGTCCTTGATCTGCTGACGGGTCATGTCCAGCCTGACATGCACATCCGCCCAGTTGATAGTCTCTATCGCCGGAATCGGGATCAGCACTTTTTTGCCGGGCAACCAGTTTTTGGTTTCCACGACTATATAGCGGATAATCCAGGTATCGTCGTCGACGATAAAATCCTCGAGATGGCCGATGTCGCCGTCGGACGCCTCGATTGTGTATTCACGCACCTCTTTGGTACTGCGCAGATTTGGATCTTTTGGTTTTTCTTCCTCTTCGACCGCACCTTTTTTCTGGTTGGCACGCACGCTGGTCCCCGACTGGTCGCCGACATTGGTGGGA is a window of Candidatus Zixiibacteriota bacterium DNA encoding:
- a CDS encoding PRC-barrel domain containing protein, with the protein product MLRSVKELHGYNVFATDGNFGKVHEFLFDDQSWTIRYLVIDTGKWLPGRKILITPDQLDKPEWSDKQFPVNLSKKQIENSPSIEEDEPVSRQHEEALSKYFDMRPYWTGGVMGGAYVAPTNVGDQSGTSVRANQKKGAVEEEEKPKDPNLRSTKEVREYTIEASDGDIGHLEDFIVDDDTWIIRYIVVETKNWLPGKKVLIPIPAIETINWADVHVRLDMTRQQIKDSPEYDPAQPINREQEEVLYDFHGRPRYWESH
- a CDS encoding coiled coil domain-containing protein; the protein is MSDKQDYIEKLKAQANVWRTQIAQLEARADKAEADAKHEYTKQLQQLQERVDQFEQKIDEIKKSSDDAYGELKVGAEQAWNDIGNAFSNALEQIK